In Saimiri boliviensis isolate mSaiBol1 chromosome 12, mSaiBol1.pri, whole genome shotgun sequence, one genomic interval encodes:
- the LOC101046686 gene encoding scavenger receptor cysteine-rich domain-containing protein SCART1-like isoform X2 translates to MRAALWILGLGPCLLNIWAVPIGGPGALRLAYRPSACDGVVLVRHRGTWGHVCNQDWTLAEASVVCRQLGCGPAVGAPKYVPLPGEMALPWLHNVSCQGNEPSLWECSLGAWSQSPCPHAWVVVALCSNGTFRELRLVQGQSPCAGFPEIRNVNGVDRLCGLHVEEAMVFCRELGCGPVLQAPRRDVGVVSKYLACKGTESTVRNCRMDNKLRSGCDPRLDAEVVCSGHTEARLVGGEHPCAGRLEVRRGLTWGTICDADLDPATAHVVCRELQCGVAVSTPGGARFGRGSGPVWTEAFHCAGNESLLFYCPRGHGSQCGPGHDAGLRCSEFRLVNGSSSCEGRVELQVQGSWAPLCATHWDIADATVLCHQLNCGNAVAAPRGGHFGGGDAALWPDAFHCEGTEPYLWNCPVSTLGAPACAPGNSASAVCSGLPHALRLREGQSRCDGRVEVSLDGVWGRVLDDAWDVRGAGVVCRQLGCGEAQRAYDAPAPGRGSVQVALSRARCLGTETRLTRCNVSATLREPAGTSRDAGVVCSGSLGVRLAAGPGRCAGRVEVLRGGAWGTVCDDAWDLRDAHVVCRQLGCGRALSAPGAAHFGAGAGRIWLDELRCQGHESALWRCPSAGWGQHDCGHKEDAGAFCSESVALRLRGGTCCCAGWLDVFYNGTWGAVCSNALKDFSLSVICKQLGCGERGWLENKPFPSAGASTGTAWVDNIECRRLPSSTLWQCPSRPWHPRSCDLREQVWITCAGLSEDGPQAAGETLSCSSSLSCPEEGAVRLRGGQARCSGRVELWHAGSWGTVCDDAWDLADAEVVCRQLGCGPAVAALAAAAFGPGSGPVWLDEVGCRGSEGSLRGCAAERWGRGDCAHKEDAGVRCLGDSGTTVPPPPPLGLTPPRIITLLLLSGPTYLDSPT, encoded by the exons ATGAGGGCAGCTCTCTGGATCCTGGGACTTGGGCCCTGTCTTCTTAATATCTGGGCAGTCCCCATTG GTGGACCAGGTGCTCTGAGGCTGGCGTACAGACCCAGCGCATGCGACGGAGTGGTGCTGGTCCGACACCGTGGGACGTGGGGACACGTGTGCAACCAGGACTGGACGCTGGCAGAGGCCTCTGTGGTGTGCAGGCAGCTGGGCTGCGGCCCTGCCGTGGGCGCCCCCAAGTACGTCCCGCTGCCTGGAGAGATGGCCCTGCCCTGGCTCCACAACGTGTCCTGCCAGGGCAATGAGCCCTCTCTCTGGGAGTGCAGCCTTGGCGCGTGGAGCCAGAGCCCATGCCCCCACGCATGGGTGGTGGTCGCTCTGTGCTCCA ACGGCACTTTTCGGGAGCTTCGGCTGGTGCAGGGCCAGAGTCCCTGCGCAGGATTTCCCGAGATCAGAAACGTGAATGGGGTGGACCGCCTCTGTGGCCTGCATGTGGAGGAGGCCATGGTGTTCTGCCGGGAGCTGGGGTGCGGCCCTGTGCTCCAGGCCCCCCGCCGGGATGTGGGCGTTGTCAGCAAGTACCTGGCCTGCAAGGGCACCGAGTCCACTGTCCGCAACTGCAGAATGGACAACAAGCTTCGCAGTGGCTGCGACCCGCGGCTGGACGCAGAGGTGGTCTGCTCAG GACACACCGAGGCCCGGCTGGTGGGCGGCGAGCACCCCTGCGCTGGGCGCCTGGAGGTGCGGCGGGGCCTGACCTGGGGCACCATCTGCGACGCGGACCTGGACCCGGCCACGGCCCACGTGGTGTGCCGGGAGCTGCAGTGCGGGGTGGCCGTGTCCACACCTGGGGGCGCCCGCTTCGGCCGGGGCTCGGGGCCGGTGTGGACAGAGGCCTTCCACTGTGCGGGCAACGAGTCACTGCTGTTCTACTGCCCACGGGGGCACGGGAGCCAGTGTGGGCCCGGCCACGATGCGGGGCTCCGGTGCTCAG AGTTCAGGCTGGTCAACGGCAGCAGCAGCTGTGAGGGCCGCGTGGAGCTCCAGGTGCAGGGGTCCTGGGCGCCCCTCTGTGCCACCCACTGGGACATAGCAGACGCCACCGTCCTCTGCCACCAGCTCAACTGTGGCAACGCGGTGGCCGCACCTCGAGGAGGCCATTTTGGGGGCGGGGACGCTGCCCTCTGGCCTGACGCGTTTCACTGTGAGGGGACAGAGCCCTACTTGTGGAATTGCCCAGTAAGCACCCTGGGGGCCCCGGCCTGTGCCCCGGGAAACTCGGCCTCCGCAGTGTGCTCAG GTCTCCCCCACGCCCTGCGGCTGCGGGAAGGACAGAGCCGCTGTGACGGCCGCGTGGAGGTCTCCCTGGACGGCGTGTGGGGCCGCGTCCTGGACGACGCCTGGGACGTGCGCGGCGCGGGCGTGGTGTGCCGGCAGCTGGGGTGCGGAGAGGCCCAGCGAGCCTACGACGCGCCCGCCCCCGGCCGCGGGTCCGTCCAGGTGGCGCTGAGCCGCGCGCGCTGTCTGGGCACCGAGACCCGCCTGACCCGGTGCAACGTGTCCGCGACGCTGCGGGAGCCCGCGGGGACCTCGCGGGACGCCGGCGTGGTGTGCTCGG GGAGCCTCGGGGTGCGGCTGGCCGCGGGGCCGGGACGCTGTGCGGGGCGCGTGGAGGTGCTGCGCGGGGGCGCGTGGGGCACCGTGTGTGACGACGCCTGGGACCTGCGGGACGCGCACGTGGTCTGCAGGCAGCTGGGCTGCGGCCGCGCCCTGAGCGCCCCGGGGGCCGCGCACTTCGGAGCCGGGGCGGGGCGCATCTGGCTGGACGAGCTGCGCTGCCAGGGCCACGAGTCTGCGCTGTGGCGGTGCCCCTCGGCGGGCTGGGGCCAGCACGACTGCGGGCACAAGGAGGACGCTGGCGCCTTCTGCTCAG AATCAGTGGCTCTGAGGCTTCGAGGTGGGACCTGCTGCTGTGCTGGGTGGCTGGACGTGTTCTACAACGGGACCTGGGGTGCCGTGTGCAGCAACGCCCTGAAGGACTTCTCCTTGTCCGTCATCTGCAAGCAGCTGGGGTGTGGGGAGCGGGGCTGGCTGGAGAACAAGCCCTTCCCCTCCGCTGGTGCCAGCACGGGCACCGCCTGGGTGGACAATATCGAGTGCCGCAGGCTGCCCAGCTCCACTCTGTGGCAGTGCCCTTCCCGCCCATGGCACCCACGCTCCTGTGACCTTCGAGAGCAGGTCTGGATCACCTGTGCAG GGTTGTCAGAGGACGGGCCACAGGCTGCTGGCGAGACCCTCAGCTGCTCCTCCTCGCTCAGCTGCCCAG AGGAGGGCGCAGTGCGCTTGCGCGGGGGCCAGGCCCGCTGCTCCGGGCGCGTGGAGCTCTGGCACGCGGGCTCCTGGGGCACCGTGTGCGACGACGCCTGGGACCTGGCGGACGCGGAGGTGGTGTGCCGCCAGCTGGGCTGTGGTCCCGCCGTCGCCGCCCTGGCGGCCGCCGCCTTTGGCCCTGGCTCCGGGCCAGTGTGGCTGGACGAGGTGGGGTGCCGGGGCAGCGAGGGGTCCCTGCGGGGCTGCGC